A genomic region of Candidatus Pseudomonas phytovorans contains the following coding sequences:
- a CDS encoding NorM family multidrug efflux MATE transporter yields the protein MHVAPTTELKALLRLAGPLIASQLAHMLMVLTDTLMMARISPQALAGGGLGAASYSFVSIFCLGVIAAVGTLVAIRKGANDIEGATRLAQNGLWLAWGLALVAALALWNLEPVLLMFGQQPENVASAAEFLTLLPLALPSYLTFMALRGFTSALGRSTPVMVISVIGTVLNYLLNVAMLEGMFGLPKLGLMGIGLVTAVVSTGMAIALALYIRWHSAYAAYPLRKGLSRPSLPALRELWRLGLPIGGTYMVEVGLFAFAALCMGVLGSTELAAHQIALQIVSTAFMVPTGLSYAVTMRVGLYYGAGNLLAARSAGRVGISFGATIMFAFAALFLLLPDALVGLFIDRNDPGFAAIYQLAVQLVMVAAWFELFDGMQTIAMGSIRGLKDAKTTFLIGLCCYWLVGAPSAWLFAFNLGGGAVGIWWGLALGLACAAVALTFGFEWRMKRLMRKAGIRAEAAASA from the coding sequence ATGCACGTCGCGCCCACCACAGAACTCAAGGCTTTGCTGCGCCTGGCCGGGCCGCTGATTGCCTCGCAGTTGGCGCACATGCTGATGGTGTTGACCGACACCCTGATGATGGCCCGCATCAGCCCGCAGGCGCTGGCCGGTGGCGGCCTGGGCGCGGCGAGCTACTCGTTCGTGTCGATCTTCTGCCTGGGCGTAATCGCTGCGGTCGGCACCCTGGTCGCAATTCGCAAGGGCGCCAACGACATCGAAGGTGCTACCCGCCTGGCGCAGAACGGCCTGTGGTTGGCTTGGGGCCTGGCACTGGTCGCCGCACTGGCGTTGTGGAACCTTGAGCCTGTGTTGCTGATGTTTGGGCAACAGCCCGAAAACGTTGCTTCGGCCGCAGAATTTCTCACCCTGCTGCCACTGGCCTTGCCCAGCTACCTGACCTTCATGGCCTTGCGCGGTTTTACCAGCGCCCTTGGCCGCTCGACCCCGGTGATGGTCATCAGTGTGATCGGCACGGTGCTCAACTATCTGCTCAACGTCGCCATGCTTGAGGGCATGTTCGGCCTGCCCAAGCTGGGCCTGATGGGCATCGGCCTGGTCACTGCGGTGGTGTCGACGGGCATGGCCATCGCCCTTGCGCTGTACATCCGCTGGCATTCGGCCTATGCCGCCTACCCTTTGCGCAAGGGCCTGTCACGCCCGTCGCTCCCAGCGCTGCGTGAGCTGTGGCGGCTGGGCCTGCCGATTGGCGGCACTTATATGGTGGAAGTGGGCCTGTTCGCCTTCGCCGCGCTGTGCATGGGCGTACTGGGCAGCACGGAGCTTGCGGCACATCAGATTGCCCTGCAGATCGTGTCCACGGCGTTCATGGTGCCGACTGGGTTGTCATATGCGGTGACCATGCGCGTGGGGCTGTACTACGGCGCCGGTAACCTGCTGGCGGCGCGCAGCGCCGGGCGTGTGGGCATCAGCTTCGGCGCGACCATCATGTTTGCTTTCGCCGCACTGTTCCTGTTGCTGCCCGATGCGCTGGTGGGGTTGTTTATTGACCGCAACGACCCTGGTTTTGCTGCGATCTACCAGCTGGCGGTGCAACTGGTGATGGTTGCGGCCTGGTTCGAATTGTTCGATGGCATGCAGACCATCGCAATGGGCTCGATACGCGGCCTGAAGGATGCCAAGACAACATTCCTGATCGGCCTGTGCTGCTATTGGCTGGTGGGAGCACCGAGTGCCTGGTTGTTCGCATTCAACCTGGGCGGTGGCGCAGTCGGGATCTGGTGGGGGTTGGCGTTGGGGCTGGCGTGTGCGGCAGTGGCACTGACCTTTGGCTTTGAGTGGCGGATGAAACGGCTAATGCGCAAGGCGGGGATTCGCGCAGAGGCTGCTGCTTCGGCCTGA
- a CDS encoding LysR substrate-binding domain-containing protein gives MSRQLPPLYALRAFEAAARLSSFTRAGQELSITQSAVSRHIRTLEEHFACRLFVRSGRSLQLTEAGRVLLPGVREGFAAFERACETLCGEDDILRMKAPSTLTMRWLLACLSRFRHLQPGNEVQLTSAWMDVDHVDFNQEPFDCAVLLSDGVFPADWEVRKLFPELLIPVGAPDLLDEEPWDVCRLASIELLHPTVDKRDWREWLARMGLGDKVSLKGGQVFDTLELGMIAAARGYGISMGDLLMVADDVAQKRLSLPWPTAVPSGMDYYLVWPRTRRGGERLQRLSDFLAGEVAAMDLPDVEILPPL, from the coding sequence ATGTCACGCCAGCTACCACCGTTGTATGCACTGCGCGCATTCGAAGCGGCTGCGCGGCTTAGCTCCTTCACTCGTGCCGGCCAGGAGCTGTCGATTACCCAAAGCGCCGTCAGCCGGCATATCCGCACGCTGGAAGAGCATTTTGCCTGCCGCTTGTTCGTGCGCAGTGGCCGCAGCCTGCAGCTGACCGAAGCGGGGCGGGTGCTGTTGCCGGGCGTGCGTGAAGGCTTCGCGGCGTTTGAACGGGCCTGCGAAACCTTGTGCGGCGAAGATGACATCTTGCGCATGAAGGCACCCTCGACCCTGACCATGCGCTGGTTACTGGCGTGCCTGAGCCGTTTTCGTCACCTGCAGCCGGGCAATGAAGTGCAACTGACCAGCGCCTGGATGGACGTCGACCATGTGGACTTCAACCAGGAACCCTTCGATTGCGCTGTATTGCTCAGCGACGGGGTGTTCCCGGCAGACTGGGAAGTACGCAAGCTGTTTCCGGAGCTGCTGATCCCGGTCGGTGCACCGGACCTGCTCGACGAAGAGCCTTGGGATGTTTGCCGGCTTGCCAGCATCGAGTTGCTGCACCCCACGGTAGACAAGCGTGACTGGCGGGAATGGCTGGCGCGTATGGGGCTTGGCGACAAGGTGTCGCTCAAGGGTGGGCAGGTCTTCGACACCCTGGAACTGGGCATGATTGCCGCTGCGCGGGGCTACGGAATTTCCATGGGCGATTTGCTGATGGTGGCCGATGACGTGGCGCAGAAGCGCTTGAGCCTGCCCTGGCCGACGGCGGTACCCAGCGGGATGGATTACTACCTGGTGTGGCCGCGCACCCGGCGTGGAGGCGAGCGGTTGCAGCGCCTGAGTGATTTTCTGGCAGGCGAGGTGGCGGCGATGGATTTGCCGGATGTGGAAATCCTGCCGCCTCTCTGA
- a CDS encoding VOC family protein produces MPAHDFVSPDSIRAQFSAAMSLMYKQEVPLYGTLLELVSEINQQVMAQQPQVAEALRWTGEIERLDHERHGAIRVGTAEELATIARLFAVMGMQPVGYYDLSSAGVPVHSTAFRAVHEQSLHISPFRVFTSLLRLELIDNPQLRELAQGILAKRQIFTTRALELISQCERDGGLNAADAEAFVQEALHTFRWHHDATVTAQQYQQLHDQHRLIADVVAFKGPHINHLTPRTLDIDAIQLGMPAKGIPPKAVVEGPPTRRHPILLRQTSFKALQERVAFSDQQGSEGSHTARFGEIEQRGAALTPKGRQLYDKLLDATRAALGGAPAEANAERYMALLKDTFAEFPDDLAQMREQGLAYFRYFATEKGLAARDQSGRPSTLQGLIDAGHVHFEALVYEDFLPVSAAGIFQSNLGDDAQAEYGSNANRDAFETALGLQVQDELALYAQSERRSLQACAQALNLGSM; encoded by the coding sequence ATGCCCGCCCACGATTTCGTCAGCCCAGACAGCATCCGCGCGCAGTTCTCTGCCGCCATGTCGCTCATGTACAAACAGGAAGTGCCGCTGTACGGCACGCTGCTGGAGCTGGTGAGCGAAATCAACCAGCAGGTCATGGCCCAGCAGCCCCAGGTTGCCGAAGCTCTGCGCTGGACCGGCGAAATCGAGCGCCTGGACCACGAACGCCACGGCGCCATCCGCGTCGGTACCGCCGAGGAACTGGCCACCATCGCACGGCTGTTCGCGGTCATGGGCATGCAGCCGGTCGGCTACTACGACCTCAGCTCCGCCGGCGTGCCGGTGCACTCCACCGCGTTCCGCGCGGTGCACGAGCAGTCGCTGCACATCAGCCCGTTCCGGGTGTTCACCTCGCTGCTGCGCCTGGAGCTGATCGACAACCCGCAGCTGCGCGAGCTGGCCCAGGGCATCCTGGCCAAGCGCCAGATCTTTACCACCCGCGCCCTTGAACTGATCTCCCAGTGCGAGCGCGATGGCGGCCTGAACGCTGCAGATGCCGAAGCGTTTGTGCAGGAAGCGCTGCACACCTTCCGCTGGCACCATGACGCCACCGTCACCGCCCAGCAGTACCAGCAACTGCATGACCAGCACCGCCTGATTGCCGATGTGGTGGCCTTCAAGGGCCCGCACATCAACCACCTGACCCCACGCACCCTGGACATCGATGCGATCCAGCTGGGCATGCCGGCCAAGGGCATCCCGCCGAAAGCCGTGGTAGAAGGCCCGCCCACCCGCCGCCACCCGATCCTGCTGCGCCAGACCAGCTTCAAGGCCTTGCAGGAAAGGGTCGCGTTCAGCGACCAGCAAGGTAGCGAAGGCAGCCACACCGCGCGCTTTGGCGAGATAGAGCAACGTGGCGCGGCCCTGACGCCGAAAGGTCGCCAGCTGTACGACAAGCTGCTCGACGCCACCCGCGCTGCCTTGGGTGGCGCACCGGCCGAGGCAAATGCCGAGCGTTACATGGCATTGCTCAAAGATACCTTTGCCGAATTCCCGGATGACCTGGCGCAGATGCGTGAACAGGGCCTGGCGTACTTCCGCTACTTCGCCACTGAGAAAGGCCTGGCTGCGCGCGACCAGAGTGGCCGCCCGAGCACCCTGCAAGGGCTGATCGACGCAGGCCATGTGCATTTCGAGGCGCTGGTGTACGAGGACTTCCTGCCAGTGAGCGCAGCGGGCATCTTCCAGTCCAACCTGGGCGACGATGCACAGGCCGAGTACGGCAGCAATGCCAACCGCGATGCCTTTGAAACGGCGCTGGGGCTGCAGGTGCAGGATGAGCTGGCACTGTATGCGCAAAGCGAACGCCGCTCGCTGCAGGCGTGTGCGCAGGCGTTGAACCTGGGCTCGATGTAA